In one window of Corynebacterium mycetoides DNA:
- a CDS encoding MFS transporter, translating to MNATATERRRAIAATTIGTAIEWYDFFLYAAVAGLVFKDLMFGPIGPAAATIVSFLTVGLSFLFRPLGAFMAGHFADRVGRRTVLMVTLIMMGAATTLIGLLPTYATAGIAAPVMLIILRIIQGVSAGGEWGSAVLLSVEHAPRNKRGLYGAGPQVGAPAGLLLSSAALAVMNIVAPGDAFMEWGWRVPFLFSFVLMLIGWWIRVGVDESPVYEEMAADRAGEAKNPIGTLFARFSPLVLTGALIFAANGTVGYMTTGGYIQKYATGELSMPRGDVLWAVTASGAAWMISTAFTGWISDYIGRKRTLVIGFIVQGIAVALLFPLVNTAELPNLYAALIFLAVGLGLTYGQVGALFAEFFPASIRASGASITYAIGAILGGAFAPTIAAALREATGSTGAITVYLMTATVIGFIVSLLIRERTGIPLGHEHEDEQATGHFVWQKAPVRM from the coding sequence ATGAACGCCACGGCCACAGAGCGGCGCAGGGCCATCGCCGCCACGACCATCGGCACCGCTATCGAGTGGTACGACTTCTTCTTGTACGCCGCAGTCGCCGGGCTGGTGTTCAAGGATCTCATGTTCGGGCCCATCGGGCCCGCCGCGGCGACAATCGTCTCCTTCCTCACCGTGGGGCTGTCCTTCCTGTTCCGACCGCTCGGCGCGTTCATGGCCGGGCACTTCGCCGACAGGGTGGGAAGGCGCACCGTGCTCATGGTCACGCTCATCATGATGGGCGCGGCCACGACCCTGATCGGTCTGCTCCCCACCTACGCCACCGCGGGGATCGCGGCGCCGGTGATGCTCATCATTTTGCGCATCATCCAGGGCGTGTCCGCCGGCGGAGAGTGGGGCTCGGCGGTGCTGCTGTCGGTGGAGCATGCCCCGCGCAACAAGCGTGGCCTGTACGGGGCGGGTCCCCAGGTCGGCGCGCCGGCCGGCCTGCTGCTCTCCTCGGCCGCGCTCGCGGTGATGAACATCGTCGCGCCCGGGGACGCGTTCATGGAATGGGGGTGGCGCGTGCCGTTCCTCTTCTCCTTCGTGCTCATGCTCATCGGCTGGTGGATCCGCGTCGGGGTGGACGAGTCCCCCGTCTATGAGGAGATGGCGGCCGACCGCGCGGGGGAGGCGAAGAACCCGATCGGTACGCTTTTTGCCAGGTTTAGCCCGCTGGTGCTCACGGGCGCGCTGATCTTCGCCGCCAACGGCACCGTGGGGTACATGACCACCGGCGGCTACATTCAGAAGTACGCCACAGGTGAGCTGAGCATGCCCCGCGGGGACGTCCTCTGGGCCGTTACCGCCTCCGGGGCCGCGTGGATGATCTCCACCGCGTTCACCGGCTGGATCTCGGACTACATCGGACGCAAGCGCACCCTCGTGATCGGTTTCATCGTCCAGGGCATCGCCGTGGCGCTGCTGTTCCCGCTCGTCAACACAGCCGAGCTGCCGAATCTTTACGCGGCGCTGATTTTCCTCGCCGTCGGCCTCGGCCTGACCTACGGCCAGGTCGGCGCCCTATTCGCGGAGTTCTTCCCCGCCTCTATCCGTGCGTCCGGGGCGTCTATCACCTACGCCATCGGCGCGATTTTGGGGGGTGCTTTCGCGCCGACGATCGCGGCGGCGTTGCGCGAGGCCACCGGCTCCACCGGGGCGATCACGGTCTACCTCATGACGGCGACAGTCATCGGGTTCATCGTCTCCCTGCTCATCCGGGAGCGAACCGGCATCCCGCTGGGCCACGAGCACGAAGACGAGCAGGCCACCGGCCATTTTGTCTGGCAAAAAGCTCCTGTTAGGATGTAG
- a CDS encoding 50S ribosomal protein L25/general stress protein Ctc, with product MASTQTVIKAQKREEFGKGASRRLRRDGMVPGVLYEAGAENVHFAVDRIELTALVRNEGTNAILQLDIDGDKLLCMVKHVDQNILTLEIDHVDLLGVKRGEKVTVEVPVVTVGEAAQDAVVLQEADVLEIEVDALNIPEEITVDIEGKEIGDQITAADVTLPSGAELITDPETLLVNVTFFQEESEPETDVSEAEADNAKDVEIADGGEGDEGASE from the coding sequence ATGGCATCCACCCAGACCGTCATCAAGGCGCAGAAGCGCGAAGAGTTCGGCAAGGGCGCATCCCGCCGCCTGCGCCGCGACGGCATGGTCCCCGGCGTCCTCTACGAGGCCGGGGCAGAGAACGTCCACTTCGCGGTCGACCGCATTGAGCTGACCGCGCTCGTGCGCAACGAAGGCACCAACGCCATCCTCCAGCTCGACATCGACGGCGACAAGCTGCTCTGCATGGTCAAGCACGTCGACCAGAACATCCTCACTCTCGAGATCGACCACGTCGACCTGCTCGGTGTCAAGCGCGGCGAGAAGGTCACCGTCGAGGTGCCTGTCGTCACCGTCGGCGAGGCCGCCCAGGATGCCGTGGTCCTCCAGGAGGCGGACGTGCTCGAGATCGAGGTCGACGCGCTGAACATCCCGGAAGAGATCACCGTCGATATCGAGGGCAAGGAGATCGGCGACCAGATCACCGCCGCCGACGTCACCCTCCCGTCCGGCGCGGAGCTCATCACCGACCCCGAGACGCTCCTGGTCAACGTCACCTTCTTCCAGGAGGAGTCGGAGCCGGAGACCGACGTCAGCGAGGCTGAGGCCGACAACGCCAAGGACGTCGAGATCGCCGATGGCGGCGAGGGCGACGAGGGCGCATCCGAGTAG
- a CDS encoding ribose-phosphate diphosphokinase gives MTGYTTENHKDLKVFSGRAHMELAEAVAAELGIDLVPTTARDFANGEIFIRFEESVRGADCFVMQSHAQPLNKWLMEQLIMIDALKRGSAKRITAIVPFYPYARQDKKHRGREPISARLVADLLATAGADRIVSVDLHTDQIQGFFDGPVDHMHAMPILTEYIKSKYSMDNLCVVSPDAGRVKTAEKWANTLGDAPMAFVHKTRDIDAANKVVSNRVVGDVEGKDCVLMDDMIDTGGTIAGAVGVLKDAGAKSVLIACTHGVFSDPARERLSQCGAEEVITTDTLPQNTEGWDNLTVLSIAPLLAKTIREIFENGSVTTLFEGQA, from the coding sequence ATGACCGGATATACCACCGAAAACCACAAGGACCTCAAGGTCTTCTCGGGCCGCGCCCACATGGAGCTCGCGGAAGCGGTGGCGGCTGAACTGGGCATCGACCTCGTTCCCACCACCGCCCGCGACTTCGCCAACGGCGAGATCTTCATCCGCTTCGAGGAGTCCGTGCGCGGCGCCGACTGCTTCGTCATGCAGTCGCACGCCCAGCCGCTGAACAAGTGGCTGATGGAGCAGCTCATCATGATCGACGCCCTGAAGCGCGGCTCCGCGAAGCGCATCACCGCGATCGTGCCGTTCTACCCCTACGCCCGCCAGGACAAGAAGCACCGCGGCCGCGAGCCGATTTCCGCCCGCCTGGTCGCCGACCTCCTCGCCACCGCGGGCGCGGACCGCATCGTCTCCGTCGACCTGCACACCGACCAGATCCAGGGCTTTTTCGACGGCCCCGTCGACCACATGCACGCGATGCCGATCCTGACGGAGTACATCAAGTCCAAGTACTCGATGGACAACCTGTGCGTGGTCTCTCCCGACGCCGGCCGCGTCAAGACGGCGGAAAAATGGGCGAACACGCTGGGCGACGCCCCCATGGCGTTCGTGCACAAGACCCGCGACATCGATGCCGCCAACAAGGTCGTCTCCAACCGCGTCGTCGGCGACGTGGAGGGCAAGGACTGCGTCCTCATGGACGACATGATCGACACCGGCGGGACCATCGCCGGCGCCGTCGGCGTTCTCAAGGACGCGGGAGCGAAGTCGGTGCTGATCGCCTGCACCCACGGCGTGTTCTCGGACCCGGCGCGCGAGCGCCTCAGCCAGTGCGGTGCCGAGGAGGTCATCACCACCGACACCCTGCCGCAGAACACCGAGGGCTGGGACAACCTCACCGTGCTGTCCATCGCCCCGCTTCTGGCCAAGACGATCCGCGAGATCTTCGAAAACGGCTCCGTGACCACCCTGTTCGAGGGACAGGCGTAA